Sequence from the Sporichthyaceae bacterium genome:
AAGGTGATAGCGGCCCGGGTCCTCAGCGCACGCAGGTGGGCTTGCTGCCGCCGGGTGCCGACCAACCGCCGGTGCTGAGCTGTTCGAAGAACAAGCAGCCGCCGCTGACCGCATGGGACTGGTTCGGGGTGAAGGTGATCGGCGCGGCCAGGCCACCGAGGGTCTCGTGCTTGATCATGCCGAGGCCCTTGAGCACCAGTGTGGTGGTGATGGGGCCGGAACGCGCCTCGGCGGCGACGTGCTCGATCGCGGCGCGTAGCAGCTCACCGGCGGTCCACGCCATGACTGAGGCACCGTCAGGTGGGGTCTCGGGGGAGTATGTGGCCAGCGCGGCCCGGTAGGCCTTGAGCCCGGGGGTGTCGTTGAGGAGCCACGGGGCCTCACCGGACACCGTCACCACCCCGAAAGAGCGCAGCACCGTGTCCGCCGACTGCGCCGGACTGAGCAGGCCGCCGCCGGTGGCGATCAACGGCCGGAAACCGATGGCCTGGCAGGACCGCACCAGCCGGGTGATCGACGCCCCGTCCATCGCCGCACCGAGCAGGTCCACCTTCGCGTTGCGGGCGTTCGCACACTGCGCGGTGAAGTCGGGTTGGGTGATGGACACCGGTGCGTCGTAGACCAGCTGTGCGCCACCGGCCGCGGCGAACTGCTTGCCCTTCTTCGCCAGGACGGTGCACGGCGCCGCCTCCACGCAGTACAGCAACCCGAGCCGCTTCATGCCGCGGTCCACGCCGTTGCGGATCAGGCCGATCGCCTGGTCGTCGATCGACGCACTGTCCGGGAAGAACCAGGGGCTGGCGTAGAAGTCGTCGGTGACCGCGGACCCGCCGATCACCGGGACCTTGTCGGCCTCCACCGCGGGCCGGAACCCGGCGATGGACAACGGCAGCAGCGTGCCGACGAAGGCCACGACGTGATGCTGGTGCACCATGTCGTGCTCCTCCGACGCCGCCCGACCCGGATCCCCGCCGTCGTCGGCGGCGAACACCTGCACCGGGTGGCAGGCCAACCCGCCGCGGGTGTTGAGGTCACGGACCCAGACCGCGAGCGCCGAGCGGGCGGGACCGGTGATGGCCCCGGCGACCCCGGAGAACGTGCCGACCTGGCCGATGTTCACCGGGTCCAGCGGGTGATCGCAGGATTCGCCCGGTGCCGCCGCCGCTTGGCCGGCGGCGGTCTTCTTGGTGTTCGCCGCGGCCGGCGCCGGCGCGTTCTTGCGGGCGGGGCCGACCACGACGGTGGACGTCGATCCGGGTGCGGCCGGCGCGGCGACCTGTGGGGTCCCCGCCACCGGCGCGGGCGCTGGCGGGGCGGCGGCTGACTTGAGTTCGTCGATCGAGTCCTGTGCCAGGTGCACGGTCTGCCCGTCCACGCCGGCGAGCACCGCGTCGTGGCTCATCCGGGTCCCGCACGCGGCGAGCAGGCTCAGACAGGCGAGGCCGGCGATGACCCGGACGCGTGGGTGCACCGCATAGTTGTATGGGATAAAAGCGCTGCGACCAAATGGTGCTCAGCGCAGTGCCGCGGCCAGTTCCTCGTGCAGGTGGGTCAGCGCGCTCTCGTAGCGGGCGAACACCACGTCGTCGCTGCGCCCGGTCAGGCCGTGCTGGACGCCCTCGGCCATGGCCCGGTCCTCGCGCAGGCCGGCCTCCACGAACGCGATGTCCCGGTGCGCGGACTCCGGCACGGAGCCGTCCGGCGCCGCGGTGGCCAGCTTGTAGATCTCCAGCCGGCCGTGCCCGACGTCGATCGGCTCGATCGCGATCACCGCGGTGTGCGAGGTGAGCCGGACGATCACCGCGTTGGGGAACACGTGGTCCAGTTGGGTGATCATGCCGTCGATGCTCCAGCTGTCCCGCGGGCGCTCGCGCAACGTCTCGATCCGGCGGAACGGGAACGTGATGCGGTTGTGCGGTCCGCTCTGCTCCAGCACGGTGAGGTTGTCGTAGCCGAACGGCAGGAACGTGGTGGGGTGGGTGGCCCGGATGTGGTAGCCCTCCAGGAAGCCCTCGGCGAGCACCTTCCAGTTGCAGGCCACGGTCATCGACACGTGCTCGACGAGAATCTGATTGGGGATCAGACCGGGCAGGGTGGCCACCGATTCGAAGTCGTCGGCGTCCTGGTTCACCCAGATCACCCCCGCGCGCTCCTGACAGGCGACGGGGATCAACCCGCGGGTGGCGGGATCCAGGCCGGGAAAGCCGTCGGCGTGCGGGATGTGCGACAGCGATCCGTTGAGCGCGTAGACCCAGCCGTGGAACGGGCAGACCAGCGCCCGCGCGCAGCCGGAGCCCTCGACCACCGGGGTGCCGCGGTGTCGGCAGGAGTTGCGGTAGGCGCGCACCCGGCCGTCGTTGTCGCGGACCGCGACGATCGGCACGCCGGCCGCGTCGCGGGCGTGGTAACTGCCGGGCTGGGGGAGCGACACCGAGGGGCAGAACGGGACCGGCCGGCGGCGCAACAGGGCGATCTCACGGCCGAGCCGGTCGGGTTCCACGTAGTGCTCGATGGGAACCCGACCGGTCCGTGGGCCTTCGTCGGTGGTGCCGGCCGCGCTGTGCGCCAGCAGCCGTTCGATGACCTGGACATCGTCCAGGTAGCAGGACGGTGGGGCGGCGACGGCGGTCACAAATCCGACGTTACTCCCCAGTAGGGGTGGCTGTCACTAGCTTTGCGGCTCGTCCGCGGGGCCGTCGGCGAGGATCAGGTAGAGCTCGCGGCGGGCGCGTTCCAGCACGGCGCGGGCGGCCTCGATCTGGGCCTTGCTGCCGGTGCGCGCGATGGTGCGGCTGGCCATGGCCAGCGCCTCGAAGATCTCCCGGCCGGAGACCCGACCTGATTCGGTCATCGCCTCGAACGGGTCGGTGGGTGCGGTGTCCGGGTCGGCCAGCAGGGCGCGGCCGGACTCGGTGAGCGTGGCGAGCTTGCGACCGCCCGCGCTCTCGGTGCTGACCAGGCCCTCGTCCTCGAGCAGGGCCAGGGTGGGGTAGATCGCGCCGGGGCTGACCTTCCACGCCCCGTTGGTGCGCTCGGCGATCGCCTGCATCAGCTGGTATCCGTGCATCGGCTCCTCGCCGAGCAGGATCAGGACCGCGGCGCGGACGTCCCCGCGCTGCGCGCGGCCGCGTGGCCCGCCGCGGTGGTGATGTCCCCGGCGACCGGGGCGCGGCTCACGTTCCGGGCCCGCGCCGGGACCCTCCCAACGCTGGCGTCCGGGCTGAAACTCCTCGTGCCGGTGGTGCCGGTGGTGGTGCTCGTGCATATGACTCCTTGGTGTCCGAGCGCCCATTGCGCTCGATGCACTCACGATATATCGCGATGCACTCTTTGGCAACTGGCTGCCGGACAGTTTTCCGAACACCGACGCCCCTACGCTGACCGTGCGCACAGAACCGGGAGGTGGCCGCATGCCGGTCGCGGTGTCATACGAGATGGCCGGCCCCAACGACGGGCCGACGGTGGTGTTGGCCCACTCGGTGGGCTCCACCCGGGCCATGTGGGAACCGCAGGTCCCGGTACTGGCCGACGCCGGCTTTCGGGTGATCTCCTACGACGCCCGCGGCCACGGGAAGTCCCCGGTGCCCAACGGCCCGTACGCCATGGATGACCTCGCCGAGGACCTGACCGCGCTCCTGGACACCACCGGCACTGAGCGCGCGCACATCATCGGGCTGTCCATGGGCGGGATGACCGCGATGGCCCTGACGGCCCGTCACCCCGAGCGGGTGGCCAGCCTCGCGCTGCTGTGCACCTCGGCATTCCTGCAGCCCGCGCAGTTCTGGCTGGACCGGGCCGCGACCGCGCGGTCCGCGGGCACGGCGGCGATGGCCAAAGTGGTGGTGGCCCGCTGGTTCACCGCTGAGACGTGTAGCGCAGAGCCCGAGCTGGTCGCCGAGGCCGTCGCCATGGTCGCGTCCACCCCGGACGAGGG
This genomic interval carries:
- a CDS encoding ABC transporter substrate-binding protein, translating into MHPRVRVIAGLACLSLLAACGTRMSHDAVLAGVDGQTVHLAQDSIDELKSAAAPPAPAPVAGTPQVAAPAAPGSTSTVVVGPARKNAPAPAAANTKKTAAGQAAAAPGESCDHPLDPVNIGQVGTFSGVAGAITGPARSALAVWVRDLNTRGGLACHPVQVFAADDGGDPGRAASEEHDMVHQHHVVAFVGTLLPLSIAGFRPAVEADKVPVIGGSAVTDDFYASPWFFPDSASIDDQAIGLIRNGVDRGMKRLGLLYCVEAAPCTVLAKKGKQFAAAGGAQLVYDAPVSITQPDFTAQCANARNAKVDLLGAAMDGASITRLVRSCQAIGFRPLIATGGGLLSPAQSADTVLRSFGVVTVSGEAPWLLNDTPGLKAYRAALATYSPETPPDGASVMAWTAGELLRAAIEHVAAEARSGPITTTLVLKGLGMIKHETLGGLAAPITFTPNQSHAVSGGCLFFEQLSTGGWSAPGGSKPTCVR
- a CDS encoding aromatic ring-hydroxylating dioxygenase subunit alpha, with protein sequence MTAVAAPPSCYLDDVQVIERLLAHSAAGTTDEGPRTGRVPIEHYVEPDRLGREIALLRRRPVPFCPSVSLPQPGSYHARDAAGVPIVAVRDNDGRVRAYRNSCRHRGTPVVEGSGCARALVCPFHGWVYALNGSLSHIPHADGFPGLDPATRGLIPVACQERAGVIWVNQDADDFESVATLPGLIPNQILVEHVSMTVACNWKVLAEGFLEGYHIRATHPTTFLPFGYDNLTVLEQSGPHNRITFPFRRIETLRERPRDSWSIDGMITQLDHVFPNAVIVRLTSHTAVIAIEPIDVGHGRLEIYKLATAAPDGSVPESAHRDIAFVEAGLREDRAMAEGVQHGLTGRSDDVVFARYESALTHLHEELAAALR
- a CDS encoding PadR family transcriptional regulator translates to MHEHHHRHHRHEEFQPGRQRWEGPGAGPEREPRPGRRGHHHRGGPRGRAQRGDVRAAVLILLGEEPMHGYQLMQAIAERTNGAWKVSPGAIYPTLALLEDEGLVSTESAGGRKLATLTESGRALLADPDTAPTDPFEAMTESGRVSGREIFEALAMASRTIARTGSKAQIEAARAVLERARRELYLILADGPADEPQS
- the pcaD gene encoding 3-oxoadipate enol-lactonase; translation: MPVAVSYEMAGPNDGPTVVLAHSVGSTRAMWEPQVPVLADAGFRVISYDARGHGKSPVPNGPYAMDDLAEDLTALLDTTGTERAHIIGLSMGGMTAMALTARHPERVASLALLCTSAFLQPAQFWLDRAATARSAGTAAMAKVVVARWFTAETCSAEPELVAEAVAMVASTPDEGYAACCEAIAAMDLRAGLPAVAVPTLALAGAEDPATPPEHLAYIADHVPGALLAVIPDAAHLANLERPEQVNTALLAHLELARR